The Brachyspira aalborgi genome has a segment encoding these proteins:
- the thiM gene encoding hydroxyethylthiazole kinase, which produces MFKSIFENVKIKHPLVQNITNYVTINDCANIILACGGSPIMAEDENEVSEIASICNGLNINAGNLDDSTVRAMIISGKKANEINNPIVLDPVGAGASKLRAQTNLKLLNEIKFSVIRANASEIKSLASGNMSTKGVDASESDKITEYNLDETIKFVKSFAEKTNSVIAMTGAIDIVSDNQKTYIIRNGHSMMATVTGTGCQLSAMTAAFISANPNRILESAAASVCAMGLAGEIAYNRLTKLDGNSSYRNYIIDAIYNLTPEELDKGAKYEIR; this is translated from the coding sequence ATGTTTAAGTCAATTTTTGAAAATGTTAAAATCAAACATCCCCTCGTTCAAAATATTACAAATTATGTAACTATAAACGACTGCGCCAATATTATTCTTGCCTGCGGAGGGTCGCCGATTATGGCTGAAGACGAAAACGAAGTTTCTGAAATAGCTTCTATTTGCAACGGACTAAATATTAACGCGGGAAATTTGGACGATTCAACGGTTCGAGCGATGATAATTTCTGGCAAAAAAGCGAACGAAATTAATAATCCTATTGTTCTCGACCCTGTGGGAGCGGGGGCGTCAAAACTACGCGCGCAAACCAATTTAAAACTTTTAAACGAAATAAAATTTTCTGTAATTAGAGCAAACGCTTCCGAAATAAAATCTCTCGCTTCTGGCAATATGTCGACAAAAGGAGTTGACGCAAGCGAATCGGATAAAATTACCGAATATAATTTGGACGAAACGATAAAATTTGTAAAATCGTTTGCCGAAAAAACAAACTCCGTAATCGCTATGACGGGAGCTATAGATATTGTAAGCGACAATCAAAAAACCTATATAATTCGCAACGGGCATTCAATGATGGCTACGGTTACGGGAACTGGTTGCCAGCTTTCCGCAATGACGGCGGCTTTTATCTCCGCCAATCCAAATCGGATTTTAGAATCCGCCGCGGCTTCGGTATGCGCGATGGGACTTGCAGGCGAAATCGCTTATAATCGTTTGACAAAACTTGACGGAAATTCCTCGTATAGAAATTATATAATTGACGCTATTTATAATCTCACTCCAGAAGAATTGGATAAAGGAGCGAAATATGAGATTCGATAA
- a CDS encoding BatD family protein gives MKYYIFLILIIFANILYPLVIVEGKINKKNIYKWQTIKYSLEFIGDAETFKAEGLNENAISDFKVIKKEIESELSAKENNEAISKYKIIYTLKPIRKGKLKIPELEAQYYEIRNGNNLIPKEEPLRGYKIRVFGNYFLIITIIEYLILILIVFLTYKHIKSKKLSKIKNGEK, from the coding sequence ATGAAATATTATATTTTTTTAATTTTAATTATATTTGCAAATATTCTATATCCTTTAGTCATAGTCGAAGGAAAAATAAATAAAAAAAATATATATAAATGGCAAACAATAAAATATTCTTTGGAGTTTATAGGCGATGCGGAAACATTTAAAGCGGAAGGATTAAACGAAAACGCGATAAGCGATTTTAAGGTTATAAAAAAAGAAATTGAATCGGAATTATCGGCTAAAGAAAATAACGAAGCGATTTCAAAATATAAAATAATATATACTCTTAAACCAATACGAAAAGGAAAATTAAAAATTCCCGAACTTGAAGCGCAATATTATGAGATAAGAAACGGAAATAATTTAATTCCTAAAGAAGAACCTTTAAGAGGATATAAAATAAGAGTTTTTGGAAATTATTTTTTAATCATTACGATAATAGAATATTTAATATTAATATTAATCGTATTTTTAACTTATAAACATATAAAATCTAAAAAATTATCTAAAATAAAAAACGGAGAAAAATAA
- a CDS encoding vWA domain-containing protein: MRQLKYSFILLYLVFANLYAQNFDIINQNNIEVNKLEMGYHIYIQKNSETAGLKLKYKLEDGSYSYLYANNSLININNTSVHDNLGYVFETYLPETLHLYNNTQIKLRNNINLIFESYDINGNILSESEIALKINNDRTNPIISLRNVEREGDLYAFYLYYSGANNGRYAFYVRDGKTNEAYKLIKTTYGNTINVDGSAIILEDTYNREIGKKLYIKAYFKEMPNDRYLSFNVFNNNRETFTYPIDYIIESTNKKIIDNTKIIEPMPKIEETPKKEENIIELNTNEMIVHRNINNSIEREIEKKNSYNEEIDNTLKSINNVERIKNTSVQDDNDLKANIHKIIDKYNNGNPVDLTMVIDTTGSMKPYLRAIKSEIKTISKNIISKNENSRIGFILYRDTKDKYLTKKIEFNNNIEEIERESKYFYADGGGDKAEPMYEAIQQALEKFEFQNENRVIVVITDAKPKVIGRANLELNTITAKRKNVNVEIISAKEMKEEDSDDYLYFLDF; this comes from the coding sequence ATGAGACAGTTAAAATATTCTTTTATTCTTTTGTATTTAGTATTTGCAAATTTATATGCTCAAAATTTTGATATTATAAATCAGAATAATATTGAAGTAAATAAATTAGAAATGGGCTATCATATATATATACAGAAAAATAGCGAAACCGCGGGATTAAAATTAAAATATAAACTTGAGGACGGTTCTTATTCTTATTTGTATGCAAATAATTCTTTAATAAATATTAATAATACTTCAGTTCATGATAATTTAGGATATGTCTTTGAAACCTATTTACCCGAAACTTTACATTTATACAATAATACTCAAATTAAATTAAGAAATAATATAAATTTAATTTTTGAATCCTACGATATTAACGGAAATATTTTATCAGAAAGCGAAATTGCATTAAAAATAAATAACGATAGAACAAATCCAATAATATCTTTAAGAAATGTCGAAAGAGAAGGAGATTTATACGCTTTTTATTTATATTATTCGGGAGCAAATAACGGAAGATACGCTTTTTATGTGAGAGATGGAAAAACAAACGAAGCGTATAAATTAATAAAAACTACTTACGGAAATACTATTAATGTTGACGGAAGCGCCATAATTTTAGAAGATACTTATAATAGAGAGATAGGAAAAAAACTTTATATAAAAGCTTATTTTAAAGAAATGCCTAACGATAGATATTTATCTTTTAATGTATTTAATAATAATCGGGAAACTTTTACCTATCCAATCGATTATATTATAGAATCTACAAATAAAAAGATAATAGATAATACAAAAATAATAGAGCCTATGCCAAAAATAGAGGAAACGCCAAAAAAAGAAGAGAATATTATTGAATTAAATACAAATGAAATGATAGTTCATAGAAATATAAACAATAGTATTGAAAGAGAGATTGAAAAAAAAAACTCTTATAACGAAGAGATAGATAATACTTTAAAATCTATTAATAATGTCGAGAGAATAAAAAATACTTCCGTTCAAGACGACAACGATTTAAAAGCTAATATTCATAAAATAATTGACAAATATAATAACGGGAATCCTGTCGATTTAACTATGGTTATAGATACTACGGGAAGTATGAAGCCGTATTTAAGAGCGATAAAAAGCGAGATAAAAACAATTTCAAAAAATATAATTTCAAAAAATGAAAATTCAAGAATCGGTTTTATTCTTTATAGAGATACTAAAGATAAATATTTAACTAAAAAAATAGAGTTTAATAATAATATAGAAGAGATAGAAAGAGAGTCAAAATATTTTTACGCAGACGGCGGAGGCGATAAAGCCGAGCCAATGTATGAAGCGATTCAGCAGGCTTTGGAAAAATTTGAATTTCAAAACGAAAACAGAGTTATTGTTGTCATAACGGATGCAAAACCAAAAGTTATAGGAAGAGCGAATTTAGAATTGAACACGATAACGGCTAAAAGAAAAAATGTTAATGTTGAAATAATTTCCGCTAAAGAGATGAAAGAGGAAGATTCTGACGATTATTTATATTTTTTGGATTTTTAA
- a CDS encoding HAD family hydrolase, with amino-acid sequence MKLKGAIFDFDGTLFDSMSIWQTAGSDYIRSIGFEAEENFNEIISSMSLSQSANYIKNKYKLDLTEKEIINGINKTIENFYFYEAKPKLNIKSFLEILQKRGVKMCIATATDDYLIEAALKRNKMEKFFSKIFTCSSVGYGKDKPNIFEESLKFLGTKKRETLIFEDAYYPIKTAKMSSFLVAAVYDKYENRQKEIKNIADFFIADFINTDLFFESLLF; translated from the coding sequence ATGAAATTAAAAGGCGCTATTTTTGATTTTGACGGAACATTATTCGATTCGATGTCCATTTGGCAAACGGCAGGCTCGGATTATATTCGTTCCATAGGATTTGAAGCCGAAGAAAACTTTAACGAAATTATATCTTCAATGAGTTTGAGTCAGTCGGCAAATTATATAAAAAATAAATATAAACTCGATTTGACGGAAAAAGAAATTATAAACGGAATAAATAAAACGATAGAAAATTTTTATTTTTACGAAGCCAAACCAAAACTAAACATAAAATCGTTTTTAGAGATTCTACAAAAACGAGGAGTTAAAATGTGCATCGCCACCGCGACTGACGATTATTTAATCGAAGCGGCTTTGAAGCGAAATAAAATGGAAAAGTTTTTTTCTAAAATTTTTACTTGTTCCTCCGTCGGATACGGAAAAGACAAACCGAATATTTTTGAGGAATCGTTAAAATTTCTTGGGACTAAAAAAAGGGAAACTCTTATATTTGAAGACGCTTATTATCCAATCAAAACGGCTAAAATGTCTTCGTTTTTAGTCGCAGCCGTATATGATAAATACGAAAATAGACAAAAAGAAATTAAAAATATCGCGGATTTTTTTATAGCGGATTTTATAAATACAGATTTATTTTTTGAATCTTTATTATTTTAA
- the thiE gene encoding thiamine phosphate synthase, which produces MRFDKKYAILYAVTDRAWIGKQNLYEQVESALKGGATCVQLREKNLDEELFLEEAIKIKSLCKKYGIPFLVNDNVDIAIKCEADGVHVGQEDTAVSKVRKLVGDKMIIGVSVQNINKALESIKNGADYLGVGAMFSTSTKLDANVIPFENLKSICNAVNIPVVAIGGIGKNNIMKLAGSGADGVALVSAIFGAKNIEEECRELRRLSEQMIKL; this is translated from the coding sequence ATGAGATTCGATAAAAAATACGCTATACTTTACGCAGTCACGGACAGAGCTTGGATAGGCAAACAAAATCTATACGAGCAGGTTGAATCGGCTTTGAAAGGCGGAGCTACATGCGTTCAGCTTAGAGAAAAAAATCTTGACGAAGAATTATTTTTAGAAGAAGCGATTAAAATAAAAAGTTTATGCAAAAAATATGGCATTCCGTTTTTAGTAAACGATAATGTCGATATAGCCATAAAATGCGAAGCGGACGGAGTCCATGTCGGGCAGGAAGATACGGCTGTTTCTAAAGTTCGCAAATTAGTCGGCGACAAAATGATAATCGGAGTTTCAGTTCAGAACATAAACAAGGCTTTAGAGTCGATAAAAAACGGGGCGGATTATCTCGGAGTAGGCGCTATGTTTTCAACTTCAACTAAACTTGACGCTAATGTTATTCCGTTTGAAAATCTTAAAAGTATTTGCAATGCGGTAAATATTCCCGTAGTCGCTATTGGCGGAATTGGAAAAAATAATATTATGAAACTTGCTGGAAGCGGAGCTGACGGAGTGGCTTTAGTAAGCGCGATTTTCGGAGCTAAAAATATCGAAGAAGAATGCAGAGAACTTCGCAGACTATCGGAGCAAATGATTAAATTATGA
- the tsaD gene encoding tRNA (adenosine(37)-N6)-threonylcarbamoyltransferase complex transferase subunit TsaD translates to MKILAIDTSCDDTSVAIVENGNKVLSSVLSFSIEEYKEFQGVVPEIAARKHIEAIIYVIDKALKDANLKLEDIDLFAVTNRPGLLGSLLVGVGAAKGLVFAMQKPLIALDHIAAHIYSPHLTNEIDFPYIALVVSGGHTIITEVHSHGEYKIIGTTLDDAVGEAYDKVSKFLNLGYPGGPIIDKLAQKGDKNAIKYPLILLSGADEFNFSYSGLKTACVYSTKKYLKEGYEATNENIAAAFQISAIEPLYIKTLKYVEISGIKRVTISGGVACNSYLRERFSNSKDFECYLPELKYTTDNAAMVGGLAYYMKDKQEYADYNLDCFSRVLNKKYNKKKNI, encoded by the coding sequence ATGAAAATATTAGCAATAGATACTTCTTGCGATGATACTTCTGTCGCTATAGTCGAAAACGGAAATAAAGTTTTGTCTTCGGTTTTAAGTTTTTCAATAGAAGAATATAAAGAATTTCAAGGAGTTGTTCCCGAAATAGCGGCAAGAAAACATATAGAAGCTATTATTTATGTTATCGATAAGGCTTTAAAAGACGCTAATCTTAAATTAGAAGATATAGATTTATTTGCAGTGACGAATAGACCTGGACTTTTAGGTTCGCTTTTAGTCGGAGTTGGCGCAGCTAAAGGTTTGGTATTCGCTATGCAAAAACCTTTAATAGCTTTGGACCATATAGCAGCTCACATTTATTCGCCTCATCTTACTAACGAAATAGATTTTCCTTATATAGCTTTGGTTGTTTCTGGCGGACATACTATAATAACGGAAGTTCATTCGCATGGAGAATATAAAATTATTGGAACGACTTTAGACGATGCGGTTGGAGAGGCTTATGATAAAGTTTCAAAATTTTTAAATTTAGGTTATCCTGGCGGACCGATAATAGATAAACTCGCTCAAAAAGGAGATAAAAACGCGATTAAATATCCTTTAATACTTTTAAGCGGAGCGGATGAATTTAATTTTTCTTATAGCGGATTAAAAACGGCATGCGTTTATTCCACAAAAAAATATTTAAAAGAAGGATACGAAGCGACAAACGAAAATATAGCCGCCGCATTTCAAATAAGCGCAATAGAACCTTTGTATATAAAAACTTTAAAATATGTTGAGATAAGCGGAATTAAAAGAGTGACGATTTCGGGAGGAGTGGCATGCAATAGTTATTTGAGAGAGAGATTTTCAAACTCAAAAGATTTTGAATGCTATTTACCCGAATTAAAATATACGACAGATAATGCGGCAATGGTTGGCGGATTAGCGTATTATATGAAAGATAAACAAGAATATGCCGATTATAATTTGGATTGTTTTTCAAGAGTTCTAAATAAAAAATATAATAAAAAGAAAAATATTTAA
- a CDS encoding AAA family ATPase produces the protein MSEAKELKAISEAANAALDVINAIKDEIKKVIIGQVNMIDKLLLGIICDGHVLLEGVPGLAKTLTVKSLAGTIDASYKRIQFTPDLLPADIIGTEIYDIKNSVFLPKQGPIFANIILADEINRSPAKVQSALLEAMEEHQVTIGDKTYKLPDVFLVLATQNPIEQEGTYPLPEAQVDRFMLKVIVKYPRKSEEKTIIKNMSSSKPLATNSITTIETIEKLRKLANQIHIEERLLDYIINIIDSTRNPSDYNLKSEYIDYGASPRAGIYLTKAAKANAMMHGRAFVMPEDIRNVAYEVLRHRISISYEAQAENINSDMIIEELLSNINVP, from the coding sequence ATGAGCGAAGCAAAAGAGTTAAAAGCTATTTCAGAAGCTGCAAACGCGGCTTTGGATGTTATAAACGCTATTAAAGATGAAATTAAAAAAGTTATAATCGGACAAGTAAATATGATTGATAAACTTCTTTTAGGAATTATATGCGATGGACATGTTTTACTTGAAGGAGTTCCTGGACTTGCAAAAACTCTAACCGTAAAATCTTTAGCGGGAACTATTGACGCTTCTTATAAAAGAATTCAATTCACTCCCGATTTGCTTCCCGCCGATATAATAGGAACGGAAATTTACGATATTAAGAATTCTGTATTTTTGCCAAAACAAGGACCGATTTTTGCAAATATAATATTAGCGGATGAAATAAATCGCTCGCCTGCAAAAGTGCAATCCGCATTATTAGAAGCGATGGAAGAGCATCAAGTGACTATTGGCGATAAAACTTATAAACTTCCCGATGTATTTTTAGTTCTTGCAACTCAAAACCCTATAGAACAAGAAGGCACTTATCCTCTGCCCGAAGCTCAAGTAGATAGATTTATGTTAAAAGTTATAGTGAAATATCCGCGCAAAAGCGAAGAGAAAACAATAATAAAAAATATGTCTTCTTCAAAACCTTTAGCTACAAATTCAATAACTACAATAGAAACTATAGAAAAATTAAGAAAACTTGCAAATCAAATTCACATTGAAGAAAGATTATTAGACTATATTATAAATATAATTGATAGCACAAGAAACCCAAGCGATTATAACCTTAAAAGCGAATATATTGATTATGGCGCATCGCCAAGAGCGGGAATATATTTAACAAAAGCGGCAAAAGCAAACGCAATGATGCATGGAAGAGCTTTCGTTATGCCCGAAGATATAAGAAATGTCGCTTACGAAGTTTTAAGGCATAGAATTAGTATAAGTTATGAAGCGCAAGCGGAAAATATAAATAGCGATATGATTATAGAAGAATTGCTTTCAAATATAAATGTTCCTTAA
- the dnaX gene encoding DNA polymerase III subunit gamma/tau: MEKNYKVIARKYRPQTFEEVIGQEHITKTISKSIAQKKIAHAYLFSGPHGVGKTSLARIIAKALNCVNGPTDKPCGVCPSCSQIENGNPLDVIEIDGASNRGIENIRTIIENVRISPVSGKYKIYIIDEVHQITNEAFNALLKTLEEPPSHVVFILATTEAERVLPTIRSRCQQYTFKSLGINDLEKILKVILDKENIAYEDEAIFLISKQARGSVRDSETILEKMIAYTTDKKLISASDVIAVIGGNNFSFVKEFFDIMISGDKKNYFLFIKKLFEETVDARTFINNLIEYMRIVLMIKSGINDIKLLEITENERDDLKIFANHYSDNEIEKILDYILSIEERIRNAANPKTIFEMRGIMLLNTDNLISPLDIVSSSNISISEDNNINFENINEERNLNNFNNRIENKTQYDSALNPDDKRRIFYNKILSYIERESPSIYSLLSQGNPIESRGATLIVSLPDTIYETIQSDKRIPNLIANAIPKFTKNKEVAIQFQKSLEGDITDKLKNRLQATPVDSENL, from the coding sequence ATGGAAAAAAATTATAAAGTAATAGCAAGAAAATATCGCCCTCAAACTTTTGAGGAGGTTATTGGACAAGAACATATAACAAAAACAATTTCAAAAAGCATAGCTCAAAAAAAAATAGCGCATGCTTATTTATTTTCAGGTCCGCATGGAGTAGGCAAAACTTCTCTTGCAAGAATAATTGCAAAGGCTTTAAATTGCGTTAATGGTCCTACAGATAAACCTTGCGGAGTATGTCCTTCATGTTCGCAAATAGAAAATGGAAATCCTCTCGATGTTATTGAAATTGACGGCGCAAGCAATAGAGGAATTGAAAATATAAGGACGATAATTGAAAATGTGAGAATATCACCAGTTTCTGGAAAATATAAAATATATATTATTGACGAAGTTCATCAAATAACCAACGAAGCTTTTAACGCTTTATTAAAAACTTTAGAAGAGCCTCCGTCTCATGTGGTTTTTATATTAGCGACAACCGAAGCCGAAAGAGTTTTACCGACTATAAGAAGTCGATGTCAACAATATACTTTTAAGTCTTTGGGAATAAACGATTTAGAAAAAATTCTTAAAGTAATACTCGATAAAGAAAATATAGCTTATGAAGACGAAGCGATTTTTTTAATTTCAAAACAGGCTAGAGGTTCGGTTAGAGATAGCGAAACTATTTTAGAAAAAATGATTGCCTATACAACGGATAAAAAACTTATAAGCGCGTCAGATGTAATTGCGGTTATAGGCGGAAATAATTTTAGTTTTGTTAAAGAGTTTTTCGATATTATGATTTCGGGAGATAAAAAAAATTATTTTCTATTTATAAAAAAATTATTTGAAGAAACGGTTGATGCAAGAACTTTTATAAATAATTTAATCGAATATATGCGAATCGTCCTTATGATTAAAAGCGGAATTAACGATATAAAACTTCTTGAAATAACGGAAAACGAAAGAGACGATTTGAAAATTTTTGCAAATCATTATAGCGACAATGAAATTGAAAAAATACTTGATTATATACTTTCTATTGAAGAGAGAATAAGAAACGCTGCAAATCCAAAAACAATATTTGAAATGCGCGGAATTATGCTTTTGAATACGGATAATTTAATAAGCCCGCTTGATATAGTTTCCTCTTCAAATATTTCAATAAGCGAAGATAATAATATTAATTTTGAAAATATTAACGAAGAGAGAAATTTAAATAATTTTAATAATAGAATTGAAAATAAAACTCAATACGATTCTGCATTAAATCCAGACGACAAAAGAAGAATATTCTATAATAAAATACTTTCTTATATTGAAAGAGAAAGCCCAAGCATATATTCTCTACTCTCTCAAGGAAATCCTATTGAAAGTAGAGGAGCTACTTTAATAGTTTCGCTTCCAGATACTATATACGAGACGATTCAATCGGATAAAAGAATTCCCAATTTAATAGCGAATGCAATTCCAAAATTTACAAAAAATAAAGAAGTGGCGATTCAATTTCAAAAATCTTTAGAAGGCGATATAACGGATAAACTTAAAAATAGATTGCAAGCGACTCCCGTAGATTCTGAAAATTTATAA
- a CDS encoding M16 family metallopeptidase yields MVKRLTLKNGIRLILEYMPILDTVSTGFFFTTGSANENKETNGYTHFIEHMLFKGTDKTSAKEIVRKIEGVGGVFNAFTSRHLTSFYINIISKYFERAIDTLEDIILNSAFREEDISKEKKVVIEELKMVNDTPEETVSSQFFAHAYKGTSMALPIGGHINNIKSISREKVYKYFKKHFNANNLVISIAGNFDMDLAIKKLSAIKLKKDIKTVNKKAPFYYETIAKEKEELNHVYFSLFTPSYDANDNKKYSMNILNDIFGVSSYSRLYQSVRENKGLCYNIYSSATSFINGGIFEIAGSTSLKNYEETIETVYKELNKLIDERITKEELEESKESYKSSMAFSKLNANYIMNKNARNEIYASKYMSFKDIYKSIDKVNLKSVNEVIDEKLLNRKFFLTSVGPKGSKIISKNMSKKFNLN; encoded by the coding sequence ATGGTAAAAAGATTAACATTAAAAAACGGAATAAGATTAATACTTGAATATATGCCGATTTTAGATACGGTTTCAACGGGATTTTTCTTTACTACGGGAAGCGCAAACGAAAATAAAGAAACTAACGGCTATACTCATTTTATAGAACATATGCTATTTAAAGGAACGGATAAAACAAGCGCAAAAGAAATTGTCCGAAAGATTGAAGGAGTCGGCGGAGTATTTAACGCTTTTACTTCGAGACATTTAACTTCTTTTTATATAAATATTATTTCTAAATATTTTGAAAGAGCTATTGACACTTTGGAAGATATAATTTTAAACTCTGCTTTTAGAGAAGAAGATATTTCAAAAGAAAAAAAAGTCGTTATAGAAGAATTGAAAATGGTAAACGATACTCCCGAAGAAACTGTTTCAAGTCAGTTTTTTGCGCATGCATATAAGGGAACTTCTATGGCTTTGCCTATAGGCGGACATATAAATAATATAAAAAGCATAAGCAGAGAAAAAGTATATAAATATTTTAAGAAACATTTTAACGCCAATAATTTAGTTATTTCAATAGCTGGAAATTTCGATATGGATTTAGCTATAAAAAAATTATCTGCCATTAAATTAAAGAAAGATATAAAAACCGTTAATAAGAAAGCGCCTTTTTATTATGAAACGATAGCGAAAGAAAAAGAAGAATTAAATCATGTATATTTTTCTTTATTTACTCCTTCTTATGACGCAAACGATAACAAAAAATATAGCATGAATATTCTAAACGATATTTTTGGAGTAAGTTCTTATTCGAGATTATATCAAAGCGTTAGAGAAAATAAAGGACTCTGTTATAATATTTATAGTTCGGCTACAAGTTTTATAAACGGAGGAATATTTGAAATTGCAGGCTCTACAAGTTTAAAAAATTATGAAGAAACTATAGAAACCGTATATAAAGAATTAAATAAACTTATAGACGAAAGAATAACCAAAGAAGAATTGGAAGAATCTAAAGAAAGTTATAAAAGCTCAATGGCATTCAGCAAATTAAACGCCAATTATATAATGAATAAAAATGCGAGAAACGAAATTTACGCTTCAAAATATATGTCGTTTAAGGATATTTATAAATCTATAGATAAAGTTAATTTAAAATCGGTTAATGAAGTTATAGACGAAAAATTATTAAATAGAAAATTCTTTTTAACTTCCGTAGGACCGAAAGGCTCTAAAATTATAAGCAAAAATATGAGTAAGAAATTTAATCTTAATTGA
- the aroB gene encoding 3-dehydroquinate synthase: MKKVKVKIKSKNEIKYNILIKNGILKNTGKLVKKLLIGERVLIVTDNIVANLYVDKIKKSLEKENIITSVCILENGEANKNIEGISNIYSTLAKNELSRKDMIIALGGGVVGDMSGYAAATWMRGVDFIQIPTTLLACVDSSVGGKTGINIAEGKNLVGAFHSPKLVIIDSETLESLPKREFNAGMSEIVKHALLFDEKLLETIENHYNKNEKLDIDYILKRNCELKSRIVQIDYKEKKERMFLNFGHTIGHSVENASGYGVLLHGEAVAIGMIFAIEYGIKLGITKNKNILERVKNILSNIGLPINITENINLKEAIKLDKKRNNEKINFVFLEDIGKPIIEKVDINSIM; this comes from the coding sequence ATGAAAAAAGTAAAAGTAAAAATTAAATCTAAAAACGAAATTAAATATAATATTCTTATAAAAAACGGAATATTAAAAAATACGGGAAAATTAGTAAAAAAATTATTAATTGGAGAGAGAGTTTTAATAGTAACTGATAATATAGTCGCTAATTTATATGTTGATAAAATTAAAAAAAGTTTGGAAAAAGAAAATATAATAACTTCCGTATGCATTTTAGAAAATGGAGAAGCGAATAAAAATATAGAAGGAATTTCAAATATTTATTCTACTTTAGCTAAAAACGAATTAAGCAGAAAGGATATGATAATAGCGCTTGGCGGCGGAGTTGTAGGCGATATGTCGGGTTATGCGGCTGCGACTTGGATGCGAGGAGTAGATTTCATACAAATTCCGACTACGCTTTTGGCATGCGTTGATTCTTCTGTTGGCGGAAAAACGGGAATTAATATAGCGGAAGGCAAAAATCTTGTAGGCGCTTTTCACAGTCCTAAACTTGTTATAATCGACAGCGAAACATTAGAATCGCTTCCAAAAAGAGAGTTTAATGCGGGAATGTCTGAAATCGTAAAACATGCTTTACTTTTTGACGAAAAATTGCTTGAAACTATAGAAAATCATTATAATAAAAATGAAAAATTAGATATTGATTATATACTTAAAAGAAATTGCGAATTAAAATCTCGTATAGTTCAAATCGATTATAAAGAAAAAAAAGAGAGAATGTTTCTTAATTTTGGGCATACTATCGGGCATAGCGTGGAAAATGCTTCGGGCTATGGCGTTTTATTACATGGCGAAGCTGTAGCAATAGGAATGATTTTTGCAATAGAATACGGAATAAAATTAGGAATAACTAAAAATAAAAATATTTTAGAGAGAGTTAAAAATATTTTATCGAATATAGGACTTCCGATTAATATTACCGAAAATATAAACTTAAAAGAAGCTATAAAACTTGATAAAAAGAGAAATAATGAAAAAATTAATTTTGTATTTCTGGAAGATATCGGAAAACCTATTATAGAAAAAGTAGATATAAATTCTATAATGTAA